The Nitratidesulfovibrio sp. DNA segment CGTGACCTTGGGCTGACGGTGCTGCTGCTGCGGCGCGTCAGGCAGGGGCCGCTGGAACTGGGTGAACTGCCCAAGGGGGCGGCCCGCCGCCTGACCCCGCTTGAGGTGGCGGCCCTGCGCCGCGCCGCAGGTTTGGAATCGTAACCACGCGGTTTGCCAGAAAAACAAACAACGCCTCCTGCATTGTTGCGGGAGGCGTTGTCGCATTCTTGAACTTCAAGTCTAACTTGAAGGGAGAAGCGCTCCCCTCTGTTGGGGACAAGCCGCGTTGGCCGCTGGCCCTGCGTGCTATCGCCGGCAGCCCGGCGCACAACGCCCCCTAATTGAACAGCTGCTTTTCCGGCGAACCCTGCCTGGTCCTGTCCTCCACGTCCACGCCCTTGGCCGGCGTGAAGCGGAAGGCGCTGTCCGGCACCCCGGCGTCGGTGGTCAGGCCGTTCAGGGTGATGTCGTTCTCGTTGCCGTAGAAATCGATGATCTTGGCCCGGCGGATCAGGCTGGTATCCGGGTCAACCCACAGGAAGGCCTCGGTCAGCTGCGGGGTGGGTTCCTTGGGGTACATGTGCAGGCGGGCCATGCCGCTGTCGTCGGCCTCCTCGGCCACGTCGAAATCCTGTTCCAGCCTGGCCTGCCCGGTAATCACCTTGATGATGGACCGCGAGTCCTGCACCAGTTCCACCGGGTACTTGTAGGCCACCTCTTCGTCCGGCAGGTAGTTCCAGATTTCATTGGCCGTCACCACCAGCAGTTCGGCGTGGGGGGCCTTGGTCTCCCAGCGCACCAGCAGCGGCTTGCGGAATTGCAGGGTGCCCTGCCGGGTTTCCTTGGCGCCACTTTCGCGGTGCAGCAGCACCTGGGTGAAGTCCGCCTTGAGGGTGGTGGTGGCGTCGTAGCGTTGTTGCAGGCGGTTGGTCAGCTCACCGGCGGCGCGGGCCGGGGCGGCGGACAGCAGCATGGCAAGGCACAGGGCGGCACACAGGACGCCAAGCCTCGGCAAACGGGAGAAGGCACGAGGGGAAAGGGGACGAATCACGGAATGCTCCTGTGGAGGATTGCTGGCGGGATGGGCACGGCATCTGCCTTGCGGCGTGCCGTGCGGGATGCAGGTGCGGGACATTTGCCCCGGCTGGCGCGGACTTCTACGGACCCGGATGGTTCCGGATCGTTCATGGTGCATGCGGATGGATTCGGGCCGTGCTGGGGCTGCGCTAGCAGGACTGGGCCACTGCGTCAACACGTGCGGCGGCAACGGAGGGGCGGCGGAAAACCGCCCCGCCATATTGTCAGCACCATTGCCAGCGCCATTGCTAGCGCCATTGCTAGCGAATGACCATGCGCGGCTTGCTGCCGTCCGAGGGACCGATGATGCCGTCGTGCTCCATCTGCTCCACGTAGCGCGCCGCCCGGTTGAACCCGATGCGGAAGCGCCGCTGGATCTGCGAGATGGAGGCCTTGCCCTGGCCGATGACGAATTCCACGGCCTCCGCGTACATGGGGTCGTCGGAAAGGTCGCCACCGCCGTTGCCGTTGGCGCCGTCACCCGTGCCATCGTTGCCCCACTCGGCAAAGTCCACCGTGTAGTTGGGGGGCTGCTGGCGTTTCCAGAATTCCAC contains these protein-coding regions:
- the lolA gene encoding outer membrane lipoprotein chaperone LolA — its product is MIRPLSPRAFSRLPRLGVLCAALCLAMLLSAAPARAAGELTNRLQQRYDATTTLKADFTQVLLHRESGAKETRQGTLQFRKPLLVRWETKAPHAELLVVTANEIWNYLPDEEVAYKYPVELVQDSRSIIKVITGQARLEQDFDVAEEADDSGMARLHMYPKEPTPQLTEAFLWVDPDTSLIRRAKIIDFYGNENDITLNGLTTDAGVPDSAFRFTPAKGVDVEDRTRQGSPEKQLFN